The following proteins come from a genomic window of Deltaproteobacteria bacterium:
- a CDS encoding type II secretion system F family protein, producing MARYDYNAVDDYGRKARGTMSSPDEKSLRDQLATMGMHLVSNRQVAESSGRALFKKKIKRADLIDFTYHLKTLLGAGVSLVIGLSDVAEQSTSPEFREVLRDIRRNVQSGTTLSGAFALHPDVFPEVFVSIMRAGEVTGNMDGALSDLNRFLTWQEELGKTIRQATYYPMTVVGMVSGLIILLFTFVFPRFLAIFKGAVIDLPLPTRVVIAISEFFRDYGLYALAAIVAGVVALRMYGRTEAGRLRVDGWKLKIPLVGEVIRAIEMSQFSHFTASLFRAGVEMTQTLAVVEKVMGNRVLAAVVRQAREEMIAGGGLSVALRKSGEFPPMVLRMVSAGESSGNLDATLDNVSAYYDKEVPAIVKKTFAILEPAMTILLALVVLGAALSFFLALYKMVGSMGATK from the coding sequence ATGGCCCGATACGACTACAACGCGGTGGACGATTACGGGCGCAAGGCCCGCGGGACGATGTCGTCACCGGACGAGAAATCGCTGCGCGATCAACTGGCGACGATGGGGATGCACCTGGTCTCCAACCGGCAGGTGGCGGAGAGCAGCGGCCGCGCGCTCTTCAAGAAGAAGATCAAGCGGGCCGACCTGATCGACTTCACCTACCACCTCAAGACGCTCCTCGGTGCGGGGGTTTCGCTGGTCATCGGCCTCTCGGACGTCGCCGAGCAGTCCACCAGCCCGGAGTTCCGCGAGGTGCTGCGGGACATCCGTCGCAACGTCCAGTCCGGGACGACCCTTTCCGGGGCGTTCGCGCTGCACCCGGACGTTTTCCCCGAGGTCTTCGTCTCCATCATGCGGGCGGGCGAGGTGACGGGGAACATGGACGGGGCGCTCTCCGACCTGAATCGATTCCTCACGTGGCAGGAAGAGCTCGGCAAGACGATCCGGCAGGCGACGTACTACCCGATGACGGTCGTCGGCATGGTCTCGGGGCTCATCATCCTGCTCTTCACCTTCGTCTTCCCCCGGTTCCTCGCCATCTTCAAGGGGGCGGTCATCGATCTCCCGCTCCCCACGCGCGTCGTGATCGCGATCAGCGAGTTCTTCCGGGACTACGGCCTGTACGCGCTCGCCGCCATCGTCGCCGGTGTCGTCGCGCTGCGGATGTACGGGCGGACCGAGGCCGGGCGGCTTCGGGTCGACGGTTGGAAGCTGAAGATCCCCCTCGTCGGGGAGGTGATCCGGGCGATCGAGATGAGCCAGTTCAGCCACTTCACCGCGTCCCTCTTCCGGGCGGGGGTCGAGATGACGCAGACCCTTGCCGTCGTGGAGAAGGTGATGGGGAACCGGGTGCTCGCGGCGGTGGTCCGGCAGGCGCGGGAGGAGATGATCGCGGGGGGCGGGCTCTCGGTCGCGTTGCGGAAATCGGGCGAGTTCCCGCCGATGGTCCTGCGGATGGTCTCGGCCGGGGAGTCGTCGGGAAACCTCGATGCCACCCTCGATAACGTCTCCGCCTATTATGACAAGGAAGTGCCGGCGATCGTGAAGAAGACGTTCGCCATCCTCGAACCCGCGATGACGATCCTCCTGGCGCTCGTCGT
- a CDS encoding ATPase, T2SS/T4P/T4SS family, which produces MTTAAGDAKAPPRRKLLGERLIDAGLVTPDQLDLALREQKRTGERIGEILINLGFVAQEQISAVLASQAGVNFVQLDNYLIEPAALKCVPESLARRHKLIPILLEPPKLTVALANVFDVLAIDEVQRITGYVVDVVSATESSVLAAIDQYYTGGVSIEEIVQKSIRQVEAGRLSEADLAAGAPIIRLVDQIFLTGVQDGATDIHMEPEERVFRIRYRVDGKLRMGPSLPKMLQPAVTARVKILSSMNIAETRQPQDGKINFYVGKRKIDLRVSTLPTVHGENLVLRVLDKSKLILGLESLGFDETTLARFRRLIESRNGIITVCGPTGSGKTTTLYSALSYINSLERSIVTLEDPVEYELPVIRQCQINVRAGLTFASGLRSILRHDPDVILVGEMRDGETVELAVRSALTGHLVFSTLHTNDAAGAVPRLINMGQEPFLVASALRAIIGQALIRVSCTACRETYTPSAETIERAGLPAESIHGTYLRGAGCAQCGQTGFRGRVGVYELMEVTPTIARLIMKRANSQDLLEAAMSEGMTTMRQDGVAKAMRGLTTLEEVVQLT; this is translated from the coding sequence ATGACGACTGCGGCAGGGGACGCGAAGGCGCCGCCCCGCCGGAAGTTGCTCGGCGAGCGGCTGATCGACGCGGGGCTCGTCACCCCCGACCAACTGGATCTCGCCCTGCGTGAGCAGAAACGCACCGGGGAGCGGATCGGGGAGATCCTGATCAACCTGGGCTTCGTCGCCCAGGAGCAGATCTCCGCGGTCCTCGCCTCCCAGGCCGGCGTCAACTTCGTCCAACTCGACAACTACCTGATCGAGCCCGCCGCGCTGAAATGCGTACCGGAAAGCCTGGCCCGCCGCCACAAGCTGATCCCGATCCTCCTCGAACCGCCGAAATTGACGGTCGCCCTGGCGAACGTCTTCGACGTCCTGGCGATCGACGAGGTCCAGCGGATCACCGGGTATGTGGTGGATGTCGTCTCGGCCACCGAGAGCAGCGTCCTTGCCGCGATCGACCAGTACTACACCGGCGGCGTCTCCATCGAGGAGATCGTCCAGAAGTCGATCCGGCAGGTGGAGGCCGGCCGTCTCTCCGAAGCGGACCTGGCGGCGGGTGCGCCCATCATCCGGCTCGTCGACCAGATCTTCCTCACCGGGGTGCAGGACGGGGCGACGGACATCCACATGGAGCCCGAGGAGCGGGTATTCCGGATCCGGTACCGGGTCGACGGAAAGCTGCGGATGGGGCCGTCCCTCCCCAAGATGTTGCAGCCGGCCGTCACCGCCCGCGTGAAGATCCTCTCTTCGATGAACATCGCCGAGACACGGCAGCCCCAGGACGGCAAGATCAACTTCTACGTCGGCAAGCGGAAGATCGACCTGCGCGTATCGACGCTTCCCACGGTGCACGGGGAAAACCTCGTCCTGAGGGTGCTCGACAAGTCGAAGCTGATCCTGGGCCTCGAGTCCCTCGGGTTCGACGAGACGACCCTTGCGCGCTTCCGGCGGCTGATCGAGAGCCGCAACGGGATCATCACGGTGTGCGGACCGACGGGTTCCGGCAAGACCACGACGCTCTACTCCGCCCTCTCCTACATCAACAGCCTCGAGCGCAGCATCGTCACGCTGGAGGACCCGGTCGAGTACGAGCTGCCGGTCATCCGGCAGTGCCAGATCAACGTGAGGGCGGGCCTCACCTTCGCCTCCGGGCTCCGGTCGATCCTGCGGCACGACCCCGACGTCATCCTCGTCGGGGAGATGCGGGACGGAGAAACGGTGGAGCTGGCCGTCCGGTCGGCCTTGACCGGGCACCTCGTCTTCTCGACGCTCCACACGAACGACGCGGCGGGCGCGGTCCCGCGGCTGATCAACATGGGGCAGGAGCCGTTCCTGGTGGCGTCGGCGCTGCGGGCGATCATCGGCCAGGCGCTGATCCGCGTCAGTTGCACGGCGTGCAGGGAGACGTACACCCCTTCGGCGGAGACGATCGAACGGGCGGGGCTGCCGGCCGAGTCGATCCACGGGACGTACCTCCGGGGGGCGGGGTGCGCGCAGTGCGGGCAGACGGGGTTCCGGGGGCGCGTCGGCGTGTACGAGCTGATGGAGGTGACGCCCACGATCGCGCGCCTGATCATGAAGCGGGCCAACAGCCAGGATCTGCTGGAGGCGGCGATGTCGGAGGGGATGACGACGATGCGCCAGGACGGGGTCGCCAAGGCGATGCGCGGGCTGACCACGCTGGAGGAAGTGGTGCAGCTGACCTGA